Proteins from a single region of Hermetia illucens chromosome 3, iHerIll2.2.curated.20191125, whole genome shotgun sequence:
- the LOC119652563 gene encoding uncharacterized protein LOC119652563 — protein sequence MENLNKLIGVVVPNPVGMVRKSLSQKIGQVEEEIHINRNRLKKLRIRLRSELKKSRPASGVPLSVDKDLQKRSVLVYNINRDASRCDLVMHFKYCGWIESTVMFEEGTEFCGMACITFKHEVSAYIALSMNKSLFQGVQIRVLPWGLEQDLLIIRAIVKAWGKLLAIQFPAASRIKYCLRKINGLCNYHHKLSNYYLELEKFRTDSNSEEARLLFRRCFDAVHFDEPRMYPDCDEKLIGVQFHIIN from the exons ATGGAGAATTTGAACAAACTCATCGGTGTTGTAGTACCAAACCCTGTTGGTATGGTTCGAAAATCATTATCGCAAAAAATTGGTCAGGTTGAAGAAGAGATTCACATTAATAGGAACCGACTCAAGAAACTCCGCATTAGACTTCGCAGCGAATTGAAAAAATCCCGCCCAGCGTCTGGCGTTCCTCTAAGTGTTGACAAGGATCTCCAAAAACGGTCAGTTTTAGTTTACAATATCAATAGGGATGCAAGCCGTTGCGATTTGGTGATGCATTTTAAATATTGCGGATGGATTGAAAGTACCGTCATGTTTGAAGAAGGCACAGAATTTTGTGGGATGGCGTGCATTACTTTCAAGCATGAGGTCAGTGCTTATATTGCATTAAGTATGAACAAGTCTCTATTTCAAGGCGTCCAAATCCGCGTTTTACCTTGGGGGTTGGAACAGGATCTTCTGATAATCAGGGCAATTGTTAAAGCATGGGGAAAATT attggccATCCAGTTCCCAGCTGCGTCTCGAATCAAATATTGTCTGCGCAAGATAAATGGATTATGCAACTATCATCATAAACTCTCGAATTATTATCTTGAATTAGAGAAGTTTCGTACGGATTCAAACTCTGAAGAGGCTCGGTTACTATTCCGGCGATGTTTCGACGCGGTTCATTTTGATGAACCCCGAATGTACCCCGACTGTGATGAAAAGTTGATCGGTGTTCAATTTCACATTATTAATTGA